Proteins from a genomic interval of Oncorhynchus mykiss isolate Arlee chromosome 21, USDA_OmykA_1.1, whole genome shotgun sequence:
- the LOC110500404 gene encoding astrocytic phosphoprotein PEA-15 has protein sequence MSEYSSLLSDLSENITNEDLDQLKSACKEDITEDQSNTITSSKEWFNYLEKNEKLAQDNLSYIEHIFEISRRPDLLTRVIEYRTTVLKISEDDEIDTKLTRIPSAKKYKDIIRQPSEDEIIKLAPPPKKV, from the exons ATGTCGGAGTACAGTTCTTTGCTCAGTGACCTGTCTGAGAACATCACCAACGAGGACTTGGACCAACTCAAGTCAGCCTGCAAGGAGGACATCACAGAGGACCAGAGCAACACAATCACCTCCTCCAAGGAGTGGTTCAACTACCTGGAGAAAAACGAAAAGCTGGcacagg ACAACCTGTCGTACATCGAGCACATCTTTGAGATCTCACGACGACCAGACCTGCTGACCCGGGTCATTGAGTATCGCACCACCGTACTCAAGATCTCTGAGGACGACGAGATCGACACCAAGCTCACACGCATCCCCTCTGCCAAGAAatacaaag ataTCATTCGCCAACCCTCTGAAGACGAGATCATCAAGTTGGCCCCTCCCCCTAAAAAAGTGTGA